A window of Pedobacter lusitanus contains these coding sequences:
- a CDS encoding phage tail protein: MADGGIIFPINFITNGDPVFENIKKGLKTIDETIQKTTKSIGDLQKVFSLKQLTSDLNKASESFINLRVSFAGAIQAGRDVINAARAQPDQAQGMVGIVSDSVDKLGTFVGQMGTVTSDMGGVMQTMGQVSGSIGELSSNLGGAMGNVGELMTKLGGSMENMGGVSATIGNVVGNIGGYASTIGDTLGGVGEVMDTVNKSMGSVGGLVDGIGKSMGSLGTVISTVGSGIKNIIPAISAVGTAIMSIPGIGWIIAGIVAVVVAVKLLWDNSQRFREILFSIWEVAQAVFYNIGIVINRVWELIIKPAIDLLWNGFSAAFGAVMVAAQWAWDVIGGGLQWLWSSVIMPVATFIWDLYTGIFLGIWNVIKSVFTAIYNFISAIWTWITKTFSGFAKWITDTLIKPIREAFSGIWKWITDLFDGIMAKIMKLIKPIKELWNKIFSSDGMKDLKVAAEEGKEKGRKSFEDSQNERNKGGESGTEKKGAGKDAPKDAGLAIPSFNLKVAPALPAMSPIGGVAATQVMNSTSAPNKGTSTQNVGNLNITKLVENLNIYNQNGTTMSKESMVAMVKDALLTAVADFSLVKAQ, from the coding sequence ATGGCTGACGGCGGCATTATTTTTCCTATTAATTTCATCACCAATGGCGACCCTGTTTTTGAGAATATAAAAAAAGGGTTAAAAACGATTGATGAAACGATCCAGAAAACGACCAAATCTATTGGTGATCTTCAAAAGGTTTTCTCCTTAAAACAATTAACGTCTGACCTGAACAAGGCATCAGAATCATTTATAAATCTCAGAGTCAGCTTTGCGGGAGCCATTCAGGCCGGCAGAGACGTAATTAATGCGGCAAGAGCACAGCCCGATCAGGCCCAGGGTATGGTTGGTATTGTAAGCGATTCAGTAGACAAACTCGGGACATTTGTTGGTCAGATGGGTACAGTAACCAGTGACATGGGGGGCGTGATGCAAACCATGGGACAGGTATCAGGCAGTATCGGGGAATTATCTTCTAACCTGGGCGGGGCTATGGGTAATGTAGGTGAGCTGATGACGAAGCTGGGCGGCTCTATGGAAAACATGGGAGGTGTTTCAGCGACTATTGGTAATGTGGTCGGCAATATCGGTGGTTATGCAAGTACTATAGGTGATACACTGGGCGGCGTAGGTGAAGTTATGGACACTGTGAACAAAAGTATGGGCAGTGTAGGTGGCCTGGTAGATGGTATTGGTAAAAGTATGGGCAGCTTAGGAACAGTAATCAGCACAGTCGGCTCAGGAATAAAAAATATCATCCCTGCTATAAGCGCGGTAGGAACTGCTATTATGAGTATTCCGGGGATCGGATGGATTATCGCTGGTATTGTCGCCGTTGTGGTGGCAGTTAAATTATTATGGGATAATTCTCAGCGTTTCCGCGAAATTCTCTTCAGTATCTGGGAAGTTGCGCAGGCCGTATTTTATAACATCGGCATTGTAATTAACAGGGTATGGGAACTGATCATTAAACCTGCAATAGACTTACTGTGGAATGGGTTTTCTGCCGCATTTGGTGCTGTGATGGTAGCTGCACAATGGGCCTGGGATGTCATTGGTGGTGGCTTACAATGGTTATGGTCATCCGTGATCATGCCCGTGGCAACCTTTATCTGGGACTTATATACCGGTATATTTTTGGGTATCTGGAACGTCATCAAATCTGTTTTTACTGCGATTTATAATTTTATATCGGCTATCTGGACCTGGATTACCAAAACATTCTCCGGTTTCGCAAAGTGGATTACCGACACGCTGATTAAACCGATCAGAGAGGCCTTTAGTGGTATCTGGAAGTGGATTACAGACTTATTCGATGGCATCATGGCTAAAATCATGAAACTGATCAAACCAATCAAAGAGCTGTGGAATAAGATTTTTTCTTCTGATGGGATGAAAGATCTGAAGGTTGCAGCTGAGGAAGGTAAAGAGAAGGGCCGAAAAAGTTTTGAGGATAGTCAGAATGAAAGAAATAAAGGAGGAGAATCAGGGACTGAGAAAAAAGGAGCCGGAAAGGACGCTCCTAAGGATGCAGGACTTGCGATTCCCAGCTTTAATCTTAAAGTCGCACCGGCACTCCCTGCAATGAGTCCGATTGGCGGAGTAGCCGCTACTCAGGTTATGAACAGCACTTCAGCGCCGAATAAAGGTACTTCTACCCAGAATGTAGGGAATCTGAATATTACCAAGCTGGTCGAAAACCTGAATATCTATAATCAAAACGGTACTACAATGAGTAAAGAAAGCATGGTCGCTATGGTGAAAGATGCCTTACTCACTGCGGTCGCAGATTTTTCACTAGTAAAAGCACAATAA
- a CDS encoding TetR/AcrR family transcriptional regulator, which produces MEKCPTIETMPEKNDLLKAEPKNRKLTERKLIDAVGEIIRSKGYTGLGVNAIAKIAGVSKKLIYRYFGTVDQLIETYLIERDYWVTFSKKVSDAAVAANKKQTMIEFASGIFENQFDFFFNEDEMQRIILWEISEKSSILNDLSKKRETMGEELLKLTDPYFKDSDINFRAVSAIIICGIYYSVLHTKKNTSTLCGLDLNTESGRKEITKAVRKIVELCFASKKKKTVS; this is translated from the coding sequence TTGGAGAAATGCCCTACGATAGAGACTATGCCGGAGAAAAATGATTTGCTTAAAGCAGAACCAAAAAACAGAAAATTGACAGAGCGTAAACTTATTGATGCAGTGGGGGAAATTATCCGGTCAAAAGGATACACGGGTTTGGGTGTAAATGCAATTGCCAAGATAGCCGGGGTCAGTAAAAAACTGATCTATCGTTATTTTGGTACTGTAGATCAGCTGATAGAGACCTACCTGATAGAAAGAGATTACTGGGTTACTTTCTCTAAGAAAGTCAGTGATGCGGCTGTCGCTGCAAATAAAAAACAAACGATGATTGAGTTTGCTTCAGGGATCTTTGAAAATCAGTTTGATTTCTTTTTTAATGAGGATGAAATGCAGCGGATTATTCTTTGGGAGATCTCTGAAAAAAGCAGCATTCTGAATGATCTGAGTAAAAAAAGGGAGACTATGGGAGAAGAGCTGCTGAAGTTAACTGACCCTTACTTTAAAGATTCAGATATCAATTTCAGGGCAGTTTCAGCGATCATTATTTGCGGCATATACTATTCCGTTTTACATACAAAAAAAAATACAAGTACCTTATGTGGTCTTGATCTCAATACCGAATCAGGAAGAAAGGAAATTACGAAAGCTGTGAGAAAGATTGTGGAACTGTGTTTTGCAAGCAAAAAGAAAAAGACCGTTTCATAG
- a CDS encoding leucine-rich repeat protein: MAKQALNTIKNWFKTGLKPSQQQFWDTWDSFLHKDEMIPTASIENLDRRFDEKADQEAFSGHLADAIAHGSNKVDKEPGKGLSSNDYTAQDKQKLDRLYNFDDTEILDQLEVINLKNTTQDTDIAGLKDLAATINSKENIIAPGTTAQYFRGDKTWQTLDKGIVGLNNLPVYTTNYDALEGGLGDGDFYRMPEFLGNYAVAAASVNMASPIIITLTVIRDNYTMSDGSVIYSSSGRPIDFFIDYGDGDSQKSNGITAAIKHTYKKAGTYKIKLFFSDYSMVNSVYISDSCVTKTENISRLKDLPLFTVSKGNLGYFNTKMPSRLQVFALSNGEDGKNNDIVTGIDLDIFNDHISSYLAIQILATALNKIDFNVGLPASLDNIVISMNKQLKNINLDMFKNCVNLRSIDFNLNDNLSEVNSTISLPSSLTRFSMDTSKITSFNPDRFKNCLNLSFIAIEKSNLASFTPLVFLSQRLKQLNLKGNKFSVEEVNNILIDLDKLEFTSLSVELNNQNPPAVPTGAGLAAKERLIAKGFSITTDTAAVE; encoded by the coding sequence ATGGCGAAACAAGCTTTAAATACAATAAAAAACTGGTTTAAGACCGGTTTAAAACCTTCTCAGCAGCAATTCTGGGATACCTGGGATTCTTTTTTGCATAAGGATGAGATGATTCCCACTGCAAGCATTGAAAATCTGGACAGGCGTTTCGATGAGAAAGCTGATCAGGAAGCTTTCTCAGGCCATTTGGCCGATGCTATTGCTCATGGGAGTAATAAGGTAGACAAAGAGCCTGGCAAGGGCCTGTCATCCAATGATTATACCGCTCAGGATAAACAAAAATTAGACAGGCTATACAACTTTGATGATACAGAGATACTGGATCAGCTTGAGGTAATCAATCTGAAAAACACGACTCAGGACACAGATATCGCTGGTCTTAAAGATTTGGCCGCAACTATAAACAGTAAAGAGAACATCATTGCTCCTGGTACCACTGCGCAGTACTTTCGGGGCGATAAGACCTGGCAAACGCTGGATAAGGGAATCGTTGGATTAAATAATCTTCCGGTTTATACAACTAACTATGATGCATTAGAAGGAGGACTGGGAGACGGTGATTTTTATAGAATGCCTGAATTTTTAGGGAACTATGCCGTAGCCGCAGCTTCGGTTAATATGGCTTCTCCAATTATCATTACTTTGACCGTTATCAGAGATAATTATACCATGAGTGATGGTAGTGTGATTTATAGTAGTAGTGGTCGGCCTATTGATTTTTTTATAGATTACGGTGATGGGGATTCCCAAAAATCCAACGGAATTACTGCAGCGATTAAACACACCTATAAAAAAGCAGGGACGTATAAAATAAAATTGTTTTTTTCCGATTATTCAATGGTTAATTCGGTTTATATAAGTGATAGTTGTGTCACTAAAACTGAAAATATATCGAGACTGAAGGACTTGCCTCTTTTTACAGTGTCGAAAGGTAATTTGGGTTATTTTAATACTAAAATGCCATCCAGGCTACAGGTGTTTGCTCTTTCTAATGGAGAAGATGGTAAAAATAATGATATCGTAACCGGCATTGATCTGGATATTTTTAACGATCATATTTCTTCGTATTTAGCGATACAGATTTTAGCCACTGCCCTGAATAAAATTGATTTCAACGTTGGATTACCAGCTAGTTTGGATAATATCGTTATAAGTATGAATAAGCAGTTGAAGAATATCAATCTGGATATGTTTAAGAACTGCGTCAATCTTAGATCTATTGACTTTAACCTGAATGATAATTTGAGCGAAGTGAATTCGACAATTAGCCTGCCTTCATCGTTAACACGGTTTTCAATGGATACCTCTAAAATAACTTCATTTAATCCGGACCGTTTTAAAAATTGTTTAAATCTATCTTTTATTGCAATTGAAAAGAGTAACCTGGCTTCATTTACACCTTTGGTATTTTTATCTCAGAGACTTAAGCAATTGAATCTGAAAGGCAATAAATTCTCAGTAGAGGAGGTGAATAATATTCTGATTGATTTAGATAAGCTTGAGTTTACCTCTCTGAGCGTTGAGTTGAACAATCAAAATCCTCCGGCTGTACCAACAGGAGCTGGTTTAGCTGCAAAAGAAAGGCTGATTGCGAAAGGATTTTCTATAACTACGGATACAGCTGCGGTTGAATAA
- a CDS encoding DUF6046 domain-containing protein, whose translation MDSPLKIQLPNRKQLAAGTVQNLAFRFGLAKPFQVIDQPGPDFKILDDLEGVSWLTSLAIQHDSIPGSFTFEECIMTLNLEKTIVSTALQGRNGTIKEYVTQGDYSITMVAGITHYENSNLTPAFTEYPTDKIKELNRYLNIKDSLKVHSEFLDFFNIESVVIQKFSLNQETHSNRQGVSITMLSDTPYEIKLKQEKDVKVVQ comes from the coding sequence ATGGATAGTCCACTTAAAATACAATTACCTAACCGTAAACAGCTGGCAGCTGGAACGGTACAAAACCTGGCATTCCGCTTTGGGCTTGCCAAACCCTTTCAGGTCATAGATCAGCCAGGACCGGATTTTAAAATCCTGGATGACCTGGAAGGTGTTTCCTGGCTTACCTCTCTGGCCATACAACACGATTCGATTCCGGGTTCTTTCACTTTTGAAGAATGTATTATGACCCTGAACCTTGAGAAAACTATCGTTTCTACAGCGCTGCAAGGCAGAAACGGAACAATTAAAGAGTATGTGACCCAGGGTGATTACAGTATTACGATGGTTGCCGGTATTACACATTATGAGAACAGTAATCTGACTCCGGCTTTTACTGAATATCCGACAGATAAGATTAAGGAGCTTAACCGCTATCTGAATATTAAAGATTCACTTAAAGTACATAGTGAGTTTTTAGACTTCTTTAACATTGAGTCTGTTGTTATTCAGAAATTTTCACTGAACCAGGAAACTCACAGTAATCGTCAGGGAGTCTCGATAACGATGCTTTCAGATACCCCTTATGAAATCAAATTAAAACAGGAGAAAGATGTTAAGGTTGTGCAGTAG